The Carassius carassius chromosome 16, fCarCar2.1, whole genome shotgun sequence genome window below encodes:
- the LOC132159448 gene encoding gastrula zinc finger protein XlCGF49.1-like, producing the protein MRDPEPCRMKHTEEQTELIEENEEHEELNKEEQKQHVQTGENSLSCSQTKQKDLKKRRDKKSFTCTQCGKSLTNKQGLEIHMRIHTGEKPYRCDRCEKSFTQSSNLKMHMNIHTGEKPYECDQCGKTFLTASNLKEHLRVHSKEKPHSCSLCGKRFSHLQSLKVHQKIHTGVKEYMCFECEKTFIRAESLKQHQRIHTGEKPYKCSHCDKRFSQSAHLKSHERIHTGEKPYHCTVYGKSFRNSYFLLKHIKEHSQSLVGDTQTNRLLYFNALP; encoded by the coding sequence agtTGATTGAAGAAAACGAGGAGCATGAAGAACTGAATAAAGAGGAGCAGAAGCAACATGTCCAAACTGGAGAAAACTCTTTGAGTTGCTCTCAAACCAAACAGAAAGATTTAAAGAAGAGAAGAGACAagaaatctttcacctgcactcagtgtggaaagagtttgacAAACAAACAGGGTCTTGAGATTcacatgaggatccacactggagagaaaccttacagaTGTGATCGGTGTGAGAAGAGTTTTACACAATCATCAAACCTTAAGAtgcacatgaacatccacactggagagaaaccttatgaaTGTGATCAATGTGGAAAAACATTTTTGACGGCTTCAAACCTGAAGGAGCACCTGAGAGTTCATTCAAAggagaaaccacattcatgttCTTTGTGTGGAAAGAGGTTTTCACATCTGCAGAGTTTAAAAGTACATCAGAAGATACACACTGGTGTGAAAGAAtatatgtgctttgagtgtgagaaGACTTTTATTAGAGCTGAAAGTTTGAAACAGcaccagaggatccacactggagagaaaccttacaagtgttcacactgcgacaagagattcagtcagtcagcacatctgaaatcacatgagaggattcacactggagagaaaccgtatcacTGCACTGTATATGGGAAGAGTTTCCGTAATTCATATTTTCTACTTAAGCATATCAAAGAACATTCACAGTCATTAGTAGGGGATACACAAACTAATCGACTACTCTACTTCAATGCTCTGCCATGA